The Nitrospira sp. genome window below encodes:
- a CDS encoding type III pantothenate kinase: MLLAVDIGNTNIVAGIFDGARLLTHWRLASDPKATADEYGVLCLSIIARDGQLPERITGAIISSVVPALTETFESMIERSFHRTPIIVSSESDTGLTLKYLNPREIGSDRIVNAAAAYHKFRRDLIIVDFGTATTFCAVTRGGEYLGGVIAPGLAISADALFARAAKLSKVELSRPKTVIGIDTASSIQAGLVFGYAGLVDALIQRMELEMGHGSYVIATGGLASVIAPEARSIQHIEPFLTLEGLELLHRRARGTDIPPLV; the protein is encoded by the coding sequence ATGCTGCTTGCGGTCGACATCGGGAACACCAATATCGTTGCTGGAATTTTCGATGGGGCTCGTCTTCTCACCCATTGGCGGCTGGCCAGCGATCCAAAGGCCACAGCTGATGAGTACGGAGTGCTCTGTCTCAGCATCATCGCCAGAGACGGCCAGCTCCCCGAACGCATCACGGGAGCGATTATTTCAAGCGTCGTTCCGGCCCTCACCGAAACGTTCGAGTCGATGATCGAACGGTCCTTTCATCGCACCCCGATCATCGTCTCATCTGAGTCGGACACCGGGCTGACACTCAAATACTTGAATCCCAGGGAAATCGGGAGCGATCGCATCGTGAACGCTGCGGCGGCCTATCACAAATTTCGGCGCGATCTCATCATTGTTGATTTTGGGACCGCGACCACATTTTGCGCAGTGACCCGAGGCGGTGAGTATCTGGGAGGCGTCATCGCCCCAGGCTTGGCGATTTCGGCAGATGCATTATTTGCCCGAGCTGCAAAATTAAGCAAAGTTGAACTCAGCCGACCCAAGACCGTCATTGGAATCGATACGGCTAGTAGTATTCAGGCGGGACTTGTGTTTGGCTATGCGGGTCTCGTCGATGCCCTCATCCAACGCATGGAATTGGAAATGGGACACGGCTCCTATGTCATCGCCACAGGGGGGTTGGCTTCAGTGATTGCACCTGAGGCGAGATCGATCCAACATATCGAACCATTTTTGACCCTGGAGGGGCTCGAACTTCTCCATCGCCGCGCCCGTGGTACGGACATCCCTCCGTTAGTCTAA
- a CDS encoding HAD-IA family hydrolase yields MTTSIRVVFFDAADTLFHVQGSVADIYLQHAVQFGFHHKPDSVTEIAQAFRRAFREAPPPVFAASEPAQIKQSERLWWFDIVHNVFYRVGMFERFDDFFDQVFGAFDDHRAWRLFPETVSTLARLKAQGLELGIISNFDSRLFTVMRGLGIADSFDTVTISSLAHAAKPAPQIFRIALEKHVIDPEEALHVGDSLREDVEGARKAGLHTALLDRNGTVEHLDVPILKNLEEVISLLGRIE; encoded by the coding sequence ATGACGACTTCAATACGAGTTGTATTTTTTGACGCTGCGGACACCCTGTTTCATGTGCAGGGTTCAGTGGCGGACATCTATCTTCAGCATGCCGTTCAATTTGGGTTTCACCACAAACCAGACTCGGTCACAGAGATCGCCCAAGCCTTCCGCCGTGCGTTCCGCGAAGCGCCGCCTCCGGTGTTTGCCGCGTCCGAACCTGCACAGATCAAACAGAGCGAACGCCTCTGGTGGTTCGATATCGTGCACAACGTCTTTTATCGAGTGGGAATGTTCGAACGGTTCGATGATTTCTTCGATCAGGTCTTCGGCGCGTTCGACGATCATCGCGCCTGGCGACTCTTTCCAGAGACGGTCTCCACGTTGGCTCGACTCAAGGCACAGGGGCTCGAGCTTGGCATCATCTCAAATTTTGACTCCCGTTTATTCACCGTGATGCGAGGGTTGGGGATTGCGGACAGCTTTGACACCGTGACCATCTCCAGTCTGGCACACGCGGCGAAACCCGCGCCGCAGATTTTTCGCATCGCCTTAGAAAAACATGTCATTGATCCGGAAGAGGCTTTACACGTCGGGGATAGTCTGCGGGAGGATGTGGAGGGTGCACGAAAAGCAGGGCTGCACACGGCTCTCTTAGATCGGAATGGAACAGTGGAACACCTCGATGTTCCCATCCTGAAAAATCTGGAGGAGGTGATTTCATTGTTGGGTCGGATCGAGTAG
- a CDS encoding NAD-dependent deacylase — MAPGSELSRLKERLASSKDIVVLTGAGISADSGVPTFRGKNGLWRTHRAEDLATPEAFERDPRLVWEWYNWRRELIATKQPNPAHHAVVELEQRYQNFWLVTQNVDGLHRDAGSRKLSEIHGNIWMVRCTVCRHVVDNRDIPIQILPTCHDCHGLLRPHIVWFGESLADDDLRRSYAALRSCSLCLIIGTSGLVYPAAGFASVAKESGAFVAEINLDPTPQSALVDVSLQGRAKDVVPLLLDPTQQ, encoded by the coding sequence ATGGCGCCAGGATCAGAACTATCTCGACTGAAGGAACGGCTGGCCTCTTCCAAGGACATCGTCGTCCTGACCGGAGCCGGTATTTCTGCAGACAGTGGCGTACCGACCTTCCGTGGCAAGAATGGGTTGTGGCGCACCCATCGAGCTGAAGATCTCGCAACACCCGAAGCATTTGAACGTGATCCCCGGCTCGTCTGGGAGTGGTACAACTGGCGACGAGAACTGATTGCCACTAAGCAACCCAATCCAGCTCATCATGCAGTCGTTGAACTAGAGCAACGCTACCAGAACTTCTGGCTGGTCACTCAGAATGTGGACGGACTACATCGAGATGCGGGCTCACGGAAGCTCTCTGAGATTCATGGCAACATTTGGATGGTACGCTGCACCGTGTGTCGCCACGTGGTTGATAACCGCGATATCCCCATACAGATCCTGCCCACGTGTCATGACTGTCATGGCCTTTTGCGTCCTCATATCGTGTGGTTTGGAGAATCGCTGGCGGATGATGACCTTCGGAGAAGTTATGCCGCACTTCGCTCGTGCAGCCTGTGCCTCATCATCGGCACATCTGGGCTGGTGTATCCAGCTGCAGGATTCGCCTCAGTTGCCAAAGAATCCGGCGCATTCGTGGCAGAGATCAATCTGGATCCGACACCACAATCAGCACTGGTCGACGTGTCACTCCAAGGCCGTGCCAAAGACGTCGTCCCGTTACTACTCGATCCGACCCAACAATGA
- the grpE gene encoding nucleotide exchange factor GrpE, whose translation MMNKPQDEENKDANTIDSLEDSSPKTEAGNASHVSVEEEPTVKAEDYHSLNNKYLRLAAEFDNYKRLSQRDQRDQIRFGNEQLLKELLPVVDNMERAIKAARTNEAGDSALVQGVELTLKQLSGALAKFGVQAIDTAGQDFDPSAHQAVSYGPSDDVPANKVLDEFQKGYRLHDRILRAAMVSVSSGPAQANEHDATTN comes from the coding sequence ATGATGAACAAACCACAAGACGAAGAAAATAAAGACGCCAATACAATCGATAGCTTAGAAGACTCTTCTCCAAAAACTGAGGCGGGAAACGCGTCTCACGTGTCTGTTGAGGAGGAGCCTACCGTCAAGGCAGAGGACTATCACTCGCTCAACAACAAATACCTGCGGTTGGCTGCGGAGTTTGATAACTACAAACGGCTGAGTCAACGCGACCAGCGCGATCAGATTCGATTTGGAAATGAACAGCTTCTCAAAGAGCTTCTACCCGTTGTCGATAACATGGAACGTGCGATCAAGGCGGCTCGAACCAATGAAGCCGGTGATTCTGCGCTCGTTCAGGGGGTAGAGCTTACCCTCAAGCAACTGTCCGGCGCTCTTGCGAAGTTTGGCGTACAGGCGATCGACACCGCCGGTCAGGACTTTGATCCAAGCGCCCACCAAGCCGTTTCGTACGGACCTTCCGACGACGTACCGGCCAATAAGGTCTTGGATGAGTTTCAAAAAGGCTACCGCCTGCATGACAGAATTTTACGGGCTGCAATGGTCAGCGTATCGTCGGGCCCGGCTCAAGCCAACGAACATGATGCAACGACGAACTGA
- a CDS encoding 2-dehydropantoate 2-reductase: protein MKQILMVGAGSVGGFFGAHLAKNNPNVSLLLRARTYDAVKRNGLTIRSAGGSFTVRPRVASDPRELPRPDLIILGVKAYDLDQVMDQLEPILTDDTVILTLQNGIDTEDRLLARLHRDSVVGGVAYIYSKIAEPGVIDHYKKGAVAIGELMGMESDRVLKIREIFSSADIPCQVSKDIRRAKWEKMCWNCVFNPITVLIDDRVSKALDYSEMMGVIRQIVGEVAAVAATLKVPLPADMADRVVKASQEIRDIHTSMYDDWKAGRPTEIKYLNGFVVEQGRKLGIPTPVNEALTVMIKTITEKERVGAGRILVEGAVVQPVSFDRAAIACLPEAHQVDVSTVMPGMQGRGIRLKGLLDVPALAIEADHIAVHSVDGTYSACLTLQQAKEYGVLVYEVDGATLPDTKGGPFRLVTPGLGDHCANVKQVARIEVTRGPGRDTRQTTCPPSPSQS, encoded by the coding sequence ATGAAGCAGATCCTGATGGTGGGTGCCGGCTCGGTCGGCGGGTTTTTCGGAGCCCACTTAGCCAAGAATAATCCAAATGTGTCATTGCTTCTCAGGGCCAGAACGTATGATGCCGTGAAACGGAACGGCCTGACTATTCGAAGTGCCGGTGGATCGTTCACGGTCCGACCACGAGTGGCATCGGATCCCCGAGAGTTGCCGAGACCGGATCTCATTATTCTTGGCGTCAAAGCCTACGATCTTGATCAGGTGATGGATCAACTTGAACCGATTCTTACGGACGATACCGTGATTCTGACGCTACAGAACGGCATCGATACTGAGGACCGACTTCTTGCGCGACTGCATCGCGATAGTGTGGTCGGTGGAGTGGCCTACATCTATTCGAAGATTGCGGAGCCGGGCGTCATCGATCACTATAAAAAAGGAGCAGTTGCAATCGGCGAATTAATGGGGATGGAGAGCGACCGGGTGCTCAAGATTCGCGAGATCTTCAGTTCCGCTGATATTCCTTGTCAGGTGTCGAAGGATATTCGCCGGGCCAAATGGGAAAAAATGTGCTGGAACTGCGTCTTTAATCCGATCACGGTACTCATCGACGATCGTGTCTCGAAAGCACTCGATTATTCGGAGATGATGGGTGTGATTCGACAGATCGTTGGAGAGGTGGCGGCGGTGGCTGCGACGCTCAAGGTGCCGTTACCAGCGGATATGGCGGACCGCGTTGTAAAGGCGTCTCAGGAGATTCGCGATATTCATACCTCCATGTATGACGATTGGAAGGCAGGTCGGCCGACGGAAATTAAGTATCTAAACGGCTTCGTTGTCGAGCAGGGGCGGAAGCTAGGCATTCCTACACCAGTGAATGAAGCGCTCACTGTGATGATCAAGACGATCACGGAGAAGGAACGAGTCGGTGCCGGCCGAATTCTGGTCGAAGGCGCAGTCGTGCAACCGGTTTCATTCGATCGTGCAGCAATTGCATGCTTACCGGAAGCACATCAGGTCGATGTATCAACCGTCATGCCCGGCATGCAGGGACGAGGGATTCGCTTGAAAGGCTTGCTTGATGTCCCGGCCTTGGCAATCGAAGCAGACCATATCGCCGTCCATTCTGTGGATGGAACGTATTCCGCCTGTCTCACGCTCCAACAAGCAAAAGAGTATGGCGTGCTGGTCTACGAAGTAGATGGAGCCACGTTGCCGGACACAAAAGGTGGTCCGTTCCGTCTGGTGACACCGGGCCTCGGGGATCATTGCGCCAATGTGAAACAGGTTGCACGAATCGAAGTGACCAGAGGGCCTGGTCGAGATACGAGACAGACGACATGTCCACCAAGCCCGTCGCAGAGCTGA
- a CDS encoding response regulator, whose amino-acid sequence MPSPIFVVDSSPAVRRMVEQISSPEGFEVVGFQDGPAAIEAARQKVPSLIVADYHLDNMTFSGFCKEIHKLDHLTETLLISLINPADHPDENHLRTLGVQAFLKKPFQPEDLLEVLKSLQNNPAGASSGKALKRRAWPPTSTSTDSDSEDTTDPVIPSGGQEEMHAQQSPAAIIPPASPPAGPEDSMKGLFDQLLQSMTKRSEQRLADLLPQMIDAKLGTHVRPIVTKELQEQLGSILSQESLTSIIQPLITQALPSLIAQEITHCQPLIQQTVADLANPLIGESMSRLVREQMESGIKHSLPVVVREQMGTIDQLVKDEVQQAVSKQLPTLAEELIRATANDRVEQAVLRIVPDVAERQIKAELKRLIETEETSHPSAA is encoded by the coding sequence ATGCCATCACCGATCTTTGTTGTGGATAGCAGCCCCGCCGTCAGACGGATGGTGGAACAGATTTCTTCTCCGGAAGGGTTCGAGGTCGTCGGATTTCAAGATGGGCCAGCCGCTATCGAGGCCGCCCGCCAGAAGGTGCCCTCGCTCATCGTTGCAGACTATCATCTCGATAATATGACGTTTTCAGGGTTCTGCAAAGAAATCCACAAGCTCGACCACCTGACCGAAACGCTCCTCATTTCGCTGATCAATCCGGCTGATCATCCCGACGAAAACCATTTGCGCACACTCGGCGTACAGGCCTTTTTAAAAAAACCCTTTCAGCCAGAAGATCTGTTGGAGGTACTCAAGTCTCTTCAGAATAATCCGGCGGGAGCTTCAAGTGGGAAGGCTCTCAAGCGGCGTGCCTGGCCTCCGACATCGACCTCGACGGATAGTGATTCTGAAGACACGACCGATCCTGTCATACCCAGCGGGGGACAGGAGGAGATGCACGCGCAACAGAGTCCCGCAGCGATCATCCCACCGGCTTCCCCTCCTGCAGGGCCGGAAGACTCGATGAAGGGTCTATTCGATCAGCTCCTGCAGTCTATGACCAAACGGAGTGAGCAGCGTCTCGCCGACCTGCTCCCGCAAATGATTGATGCAAAGCTGGGCACGCATGTCCGGCCGATCGTCACGAAGGAATTGCAGGAGCAACTCGGGAGTATCCTGTCGCAAGAGTCTCTGACTTCAATCATTCAACCGTTGATCACTCAGGCCTTACCCTCTCTCATCGCGCAAGAGATCACGCATTGCCAACCGCTTATCCAGCAGACAGTGGCAGATCTCGCCAACCCACTGATCGGAGAGAGCATGAGTCGACTCGTACGGGAACAGATGGAATCTGGAATCAAGCATTCCTTACCGGTCGTCGTCAGAGAACAAATGGGAACGATTGATCAGTTAGTCAAAGATGAAGTTCAGCAGGCCGTTTCAAAACAATTGCCCACACTGGCGGAGGAGCTGATACGGGCAACTGCCAATGACCGTGTTGAACAGGCTGTGCTGCGGATTGTGCCCGATGTCGCGGAGCGACAGATCAAGGCGGAGCTCAAACGCCTGATCGAGACCGAAGAAACATCACACCCCTCTGCAGCCTAA
- a CDS encoding biotin--[acetyl-CoA-carboxylase] ligase yields the protein MSSSLPLNIDEIRTTLATTSLGHPFYLYQDLPSTNREAFRLAQNGATHGTVVLAEHQSGGYGRHGRPWFSPPGLNLYCSVIIRRMGRKTSLAQWLSWTPLVSALATIEAVQQVTSVSLALKWPNDLLLLQRKVGGILCESLFQTPTDPAIIIGIGLNVNVAREDFPEDLLPLAASLAETSQQPIDRNRLVAQLLLELEQCLVELQSHGSPRLRQAYMARCATLGRQVRVQFTSHEQVTGIAEGLSADGALQIRTKPVRPSSHQMPLLDVRAADVIHLRE from the coding sequence ATGTCTTCCTCTCTTCCTCTCAATATCGATGAGATTCGCACCACCCTCGCAACCACGTCACTTGGTCACCCCTTCTACCTGTACCAAGATCTCCCCTCGACGAATAGGGAAGCCTTCAGGCTCGCGCAGAACGGAGCGACTCATGGCACAGTGGTCCTTGCCGAACACCAGTCCGGTGGATACGGTCGACATGGGCGGCCTTGGTTCTCACCACCTGGGCTGAACCTCTATTGTTCCGTGATTATCCGCAGGATGGGACGCAAGACCTCCCTTGCGCAGTGGCTATCCTGGACCCCCCTCGTCAGTGCACTGGCCACCATTGAAGCCGTTCAACAGGTTACCTCGGTCTCGCTGGCCCTCAAGTGGCCCAATGATCTCCTCTTACTCCAGCGAAAAGTCGGCGGGATTCTCTGTGAAAGTCTGTTCCAGACGCCGACGGACCCGGCTATCATCATCGGCATTGGGCTCAACGTGAATGTGGCACGGGAGGATTTTCCGGAGGACCTGCTTCCACTTGCGGCATCATTGGCCGAAACGTCACAGCAACCGATTGACCGCAATCGCCTGGTCGCCCAATTACTGCTGGAACTTGAACAGTGTCTGGTCGAATTGCAGTCTCACGGATCACCTCGCTTGCGACAAGCCTACATGGCTCGTTGTGCCACACTCGGTCGTCAGGTTCGAGTCCAGTTCACGAGTCATGAACAGGTCACCGGGATTGCGGAAGGCCTCTCGGCCGATGGGGCGTTGCAGATACGAACCAAGCCAGTCCGACCCTCCTCACACCAGATGCCATTGCTCGATGTTCGTGCCGCTGATGTGATTCATCTACGGGAGTAG
- a CDS encoding valine--tRNA ligase, giving the protein MMPFHLDKTYDPKTVEARWSQEWIARGYFQSSPERPGQPYCIVIPPPNVTGSLHVGHALNHSLQDILIRWRRMQGRNTLWLPGTDHAGIATQNVVEKHVMAEGASRESLGREQFIERVWQWKSTSGNTIVSQQKQLGESCDWDRLRFTMDEGLSKAVLEVFVRLYQDGLIYRGERLINWCPRCLTALSDIEVEHEDVKGRLYTIRYPLEEDPSQYLLVATTRPETMLGDTAIAVHPEDPRYNRWIGKRVLLPLTTRTIPIVGDGMLVDREFGTGAVKITPAHDFNDYEAGERHGLPRLAILDHHAMLDGTKMRQAEVERAVIDLLQRLPVSKARPKVEELLKEHGLLVKVEDHKMAVGKCYRCKTVVEPYLSPQWFVNIKPLAEPAMKAVEDGRIRIIPEGWTNNYLGWMRDIKDWCISRQIWWGHQIPAWYCLTCNAKQIIRDGDRITILQGASPIVSKTIPLQCPSCGGSELYRDPDVLDTWFSSALWPFSTLGWPEQTQELKTYYPTSVLVTGLDILFFWVARMIMMGLKFMGDVPFRDVYIHALVRDAEGKKMSKSKGNVIDPLHVMNEFGTDALRFTLASMASPGRDVKLAEERIEGYRNFANKIWNAARFAHMYLDGSRSPLPVSQRTIPDRWILSRLNQTIKGVTAELEGYRFDRASNTLYHFIWHEFCDWYLELIKPVLQVADHPDGAATRATLIETMETTMRLLHPFMPFITEELWQTFPHQGHSIVIQSYPLEEPSWDSSEAEQLFRFIEQTVNLARTGRVLLNYPPGLPITCYLSHEDAAKQNLLDQVMPHAAHLSRGTYKNIAHSTWPSHQLLTLVTDGLSVGIEVSGEVDLQKALDRLDKQISEVERETQRLSGKLNNPDFVSKAPPEVITDHQDRLRSLAQDASMLISSERQLRAMLGLDQS; this is encoded by the coding sequence ATGATGCCTTTTCATCTCGATAAAACCTACGACCCTAAAACTGTCGAAGCGCGATGGTCACAAGAATGGATCGCTCGTGGATACTTTCAGTCGTCACCGGAACGTCCAGGCCAACCCTACTGCATCGTGATTCCCCCACCCAATGTCACGGGATCTCTCCATGTGGGGCACGCTCTTAACCATTCACTACAAGACATCCTGATCCGGTGGCGGCGTATGCAGGGTCGAAATACCCTGTGGTTGCCGGGAACAGATCATGCCGGTATCGCGACGCAAAACGTGGTTGAGAAACACGTGATGGCCGAAGGCGCCTCGCGCGAGTCACTCGGGCGCGAGCAGTTTATTGAGCGAGTTTGGCAGTGGAAATCGACCTCGGGCAATACGATCGTCAGCCAACAGAAACAGTTGGGTGAATCCTGCGACTGGGACCGTCTCCGCTTCACGATGGACGAGGGACTATCAAAGGCAGTTCTAGAAGTGTTCGTTCGTCTCTATCAGGATGGATTGATCTACAGGGGGGAACGGCTCATCAATTGGTGCCCACGCTGTCTGACTGCGCTCTCGGATATTGAAGTCGAGCACGAAGACGTAAAAGGAAGACTTTACACAATCCGGTACCCACTTGAGGAAGACCCGTCACAATATCTGTTGGTTGCCACTACCAGGCCAGAAACGATGCTGGGTGACACCGCCATAGCCGTACATCCGGAAGATCCGCGGTATAACCGCTGGATCGGCAAACGCGTTCTTCTCCCATTGACGACACGCACTATCCCGATCGTGGGCGATGGGATGCTCGTGGATCGCGAGTTCGGTACCGGCGCGGTCAAGATCACTCCAGCCCATGATTTTAATGACTACGAAGCGGGCGAGCGGCATGGGCTGCCACGGCTCGCGATCCTTGACCATCACGCCATGCTCGACGGAACAAAGATGAGGCAGGCGGAAGTGGAGCGAGCCGTCATCGATCTACTCCAGCGACTCCCCGTGTCTAAGGCTAGACCCAAGGTGGAAGAGCTCCTCAAAGAACATGGACTCCTTGTGAAGGTCGAAGACCATAAGATGGCGGTGGGAAAATGTTACCGCTGCAAGACCGTGGTCGAGCCCTATCTCTCTCCGCAATGGTTCGTGAACATCAAGCCACTCGCAGAGCCTGCAATGAAGGCAGTTGAGGACGGGCGCATTCGAATCATTCCCGAGGGCTGGACTAATAATTACTTGGGTTGGATGCGAGACATCAAGGACTGGTGTATTTCCCGCCAGATCTGGTGGGGGCATCAGATTCCTGCCTGGTACTGCCTGACTTGCAATGCCAAACAGATCATCCGCGATGGTGATCGAATCACGATCTTGCAAGGCGCCTCCCCGATCGTGTCAAAAACTATTCCCCTGCAATGCCCTTCGTGTGGCGGGAGCGAACTCTATCGCGATCCCGATGTCCTTGATACCTGGTTTTCATCCGCACTCTGGCCATTCTCCACATTAGGGTGGCCGGAACAGACACAGGAACTTAAAACCTACTACCCGACCTCCGTGCTGGTGACCGGACTCGACATTCTGTTCTTTTGGGTCGCCCGGATGATTATGATGGGCTTGAAATTCATGGGCGATGTGCCCTTCCGCGATGTGTATATTCACGCCCTGGTCCGTGATGCTGAAGGCAAGAAAATGAGCAAGTCGAAGGGGAATGTCATCGATCCGCTCCATGTCATGAATGAGTTTGGGACCGATGCGCTCCGTTTTACACTCGCCTCAATGGCCTCACCTGGTCGAGATGTGAAGCTGGCGGAAGAACGGATCGAAGGGTATCGGAACTTCGCCAATAAAATCTGGAATGCGGCGAGATTTGCTCACATGTACCTCGACGGCTCTCGGTCGCCCCTCCCCGTCTCTCAGCGGACCATTCCAGATCGTTGGATTCTCAGTCGACTGAACCAGACCATCAAGGGAGTGACGGCGGAATTGGAAGGATATCGCTTCGATCGAGCCTCAAACACCCTCTACCATTTCATCTGGCATGAGTTCTGTGATTGGTATCTGGAGCTCATCAAACCGGTCCTCCAGGTTGCTGATCACCCGGATGGAGCTGCAACCAGGGCCACGCTGATTGAAACCATGGAAACGACCATGCGCCTGCTGCATCCATTCATGCCCTTCATCACAGAAGAGCTCTGGCAGACGTTTCCGCATCAAGGCCACAGTATCGTGATCCAATCGTATCCTCTGGAAGAACCATCCTGGGATTCATCCGAAGCCGAGCAGCTGTTTAGGTTCATTGAGCAAACCGTCAACTTGGCGCGGACGGGTCGTGTTCTCCTGAATTATCCGCCTGGCCTACCTATCACGTGCTACCTATCTCATGAAGATGCGGCAAAACAGAATCTCCTCGACCAGGTCATGCCCCATGCCGCTCATCTGAGTCGAGGGACGTATAAGAACATCGCCCATTCAACGTGGCCGTCCCACCAACTCCTCACGTTGGTCACCGACGGCCTCTCCGTCGGAATCGAGGTGTCCGGTGAGGTAGACCTGCAAAAAGCACTCGATCGTTTGGATAAGCAAATCTCCGAAGTCGAGCGAGAAACACAGCGCCTCAGTGGCAAGCTGAACAATCCTGACTTCGTCTCCAAAGCTCCACCTGAGGTCATTACCGACCATCAAGACCGCCTTCGTTCGCTCGCGCAAGATGCCAGCATGTTGATCAGCAGTGAACGGCAGTTGCGCGCCATGCTGGGACTCGATCAATCGTGA